In the Prochlorococcus sp. MIT 1307 genome, one interval contains:
- a CDS encoding UvrD-helicase domain-containing protein: MNEPSFEFLEGLNDAQRQAVDHHVGPLLVVAGAGSGKTRALTHRIAHLIGHHGVDPAEILAVTFTNKAAREMKERLELLLAKKLANAQFGQPWSTLPTIEQRQLRQRIYTEITKELWIGTFHALFARLLRFDIEKFTGAEGLRWTRQFSIYDETDAKNLIKEIVTQEMQLDPKRFDPKKIRWSISRAKNQGFLPHHLAEKAQGRIDELTAKAYKLYRNSLAANNALDFDDLLLLPVQLLKQNVDVRDYWHQRFRHILVDEYQDTNQIQYELIKLLVTNGNEPSSFKNWKDRSIFVVGDADQSIYSFRAADFRILMGFQADFGDKSLDTTTSTMVKLEENYRSTSNILEAANSLISHNTERIEKVLRATRAEGELIKLTKCDDEIAEAEAIVHRLRMINAANPEVRWGDMAVLYRTNAQSRAIEESLVRWGIPYVVVGGLRFYDRREIKDILAYLRLLINPADNVSLLRVMNVPKRGIGKTTIQRLTDAANQLSIPLWEVVSDAEAVRSLGGRSSKGLLEFCELINFLNSHLVSSSISELIQLVMEKSGYISGLIAEGTDEAEERRRNLQELVNAALQYQEENEAADLEGFLASAALASDADNKDTQIDRVTLMTLHSSKGLEFPIVCLVGMEQGLFPSYRSLDDPASLEEERRLCYVGLTRAKERLFLTHATERRVWGGMREAALPSIFLSEIPEELIQGDVPLSGGTSLRRERNLERQTRIDRNYIQNKALEPNNIPKNAVRRKHPGPSAGKNWSIGDKVIHKSFGLGTISHIFGEGEKISIAVKFDGLGPKILDPRLAPIELHECE; the protein is encoded by the coding sequence ATGAATGAGCCTAGCTTTGAATTCCTTGAAGGACTGAATGATGCCCAACGGCAAGCAGTTGATCATCATGTTGGCCCCCTTTTAGTAGTTGCAGGTGCTGGGAGTGGAAAAACCAGAGCACTCACACATCGAATAGCACATTTAATCGGGCACCATGGTGTAGATCCAGCCGAAATCCTTGCGGTTACTTTTACCAATAAGGCCGCTCGAGAAATGAAAGAGAGATTAGAATTACTCTTAGCAAAAAAATTAGCCAATGCTCAATTTGGCCAACCCTGGAGCACACTTCCTACGATCGAACAACGTCAATTACGTCAACGCATCTATACAGAAATAACTAAAGAACTTTGGATTGGGACTTTTCATGCTCTATTTGCAAGATTACTAAGGTTTGATATAGAGAAATTTACGGGTGCTGAAGGTCTTAGATGGACCAGACAATTCTCTATTTATGACGAAACAGATGCCAAAAACCTGATCAAAGAAATAGTCACTCAGGAAATGCAACTTGATCCCAAACGCTTTGACCCAAAAAAAATCAGATGGTCTATAAGTAGGGCTAAAAATCAAGGTTTCTTACCACATCATTTAGCAGAAAAGGCGCAAGGGAGAATAGACGAACTTACAGCAAAAGCTTATAAGCTCTATAGAAACTCTCTAGCGGCAAATAATGCTTTGGATTTTGATGACCTTCTTCTTTTACCTGTGCAACTACTCAAGCAAAATGTAGATGTTCGAGATTATTGGCATCAAAGATTCCGTCATATATTAGTTGATGAATATCAAGATACTAATCAAATTCAATATGAATTAATCAAGCTTTTAGTGACCAATGGGAATGAGCCATCTTCATTTAAAAATTGGAAGGATCGATCAATATTTGTTGTTGGGGATGCTGACCAAAGCATCTATAGCTTCAGAGCTGCTGACTTCAGAATTCTGATGGGGTTTCAAGCGGATTTTGGTGATAAGTCTCTAGATACGACAACCTCGACAATGGTCAAGCTTGAAGAGAACTATCGATCAACATCTAACATCCTAGAAGCTGCAAATTCATTGATTTCTCACAACACGGAACGTATAGAGAAAGTATTACGAGCAACAAGAGCCGAAGGTGAACTAATCAAACTCACTAAATGTGACGATGAGATTGCAGAAGCAGAAGCAATAGTTCATCGACTAAGGATGATTAATGCTGCAAACCCTGAAGTGCGTTGGGGCGATATGGCAGTTCTCTATAGAACTAATGCACAATCAAGAGCAATCGAAGAGTCTTTAGTTCGTTGGGGTATTCCATATGTTGTTGTTGGAGGGCTTCGCTTTTATGACCGAAGAGAAATAAAAGATATTTTGGCTTACCTTCGACTTTTAATTAATCCAGCAGATAATGTGAGTCTTCTTCGGGTAATGAATGTACCTAAAAGGGGTATTGGCAAAACAACTATTCAACGACTTACAGATGCAGCTAATCAATTGAGCATTCCTCTTTGGGAGGTGGTATCTGATGCTGAAGCCGTACGTTCTTTAGGCGGAAGATCTTCAAAAGGTCTTTTGGAATTCTGTGAACTCATTAATTTCTTAAATAGTCACTTAGTTAGTTCTTCTATCTCAGAATTAATACAACTAGTCATGGAGAAAAGTGGTTATATCAGTGGGCTTATTGCTGAAGGAACTGATGAGGCAGAAGAACGCAGACGAAATCTCCAAGAACTTGTAAATGCAGCATTGCAATATCAAGAGGAAAATGAGGCCGCTGACCTTGAGGGCTTTCTTGCATCAGCCGCTCTAGCAAGCGATGCAGACAACAAAGATACTCAAATTGATCGAGTCACACTCATGACACTTCACAGCAGCAAAGGTTTGGAATTCCCAATTGTTTGCTTAGTTGGAATGGAACAAGGATTATTTCCTAGTTATCGTTCTCTTGATGATCCAGCCTCATTAGAAGAAGAAAGAAGATTGTGTTATGTAGGACTGACAAGAGCTAAAGAAAGACTCTTTCTTACTCATGCAACAGAGCGCAGAGTTTGGGGCGGCATGAGAGAAGCTGCTTTACCATCTATATTCCTTTCTGAAATTCCTGAAGAGCTAATTCAAGGTGATGTCCCATTAAGTGGAGGTACCTCATTGAGGCGGGAAAGAAACCTTGAGAGGCAAACAAGAATTGACCGAAATTACATCCAAAACAAGGCTCTGGAGCCTAACAACATTCCAAAAAATGCTGTTAGGAGAAAACACCCAGGGCCTTCAGCAGGAAAGAATTGGTCTATCGGAGACAAGGTAATCCACAAAAGCTTTGGGTTAGGGACAATCAGCCATATATTTGGCGAAGGTGAGAAAATTTCAATCGCAGTGAAGTTTGATGGTTTAGGTCCAAAAATTCTTGACCCACGTCTCGCACCAATCGAACTGCACGAATGCGAATAG
- a CDS encoding HEAT repeat domain-containing protein yields the protein MKKNPFDNLPILSKEEAFNILSKRTDELTRSSDYYKAAFHLFKYPGPDTQKVLLKLVESESEAHCVVIARRKAIEVLARHKCVSAIPAIGRCLKSPDPYLVENAAWALQELDCNDSGLIQLMADLLDDSKQNRRVLIQALGNLGAVSQLPRIELFLKGSCVSPGILGASIAAVKRLSGASNQVEELIKLLSLPNQNDRQCAVNDIIDFGDIQLLPYILKTPVAPSFRVRAVNLLWPKNIENTNGIDLLNTIDSLILDDPNYFDLPNNCEIFYDEELLVLELLNTDYKRSYLALKVLLQKDPNNLWPILSRHISRMKRDYGALYFLMILFRSLKGWNHLALIEIKEITLFCLGQNWPDFMKFKPAAILTLAKLFPSIAVKHTVSWLDASITPFWVSRYAALMAIQKYPVTGIDQKIKDQILISRNDSNRFIKLKAEEISSKYSSENLSLG from the coding sequence GTGAAAAAAAATCCTTTTGATAACCTTCCAATATTGAGCAAAGAAGAGGCCTTCAATATTCTCTCTAAGCGCACTGATGAACTTACACGATCTAGTGATTACTATAAAGCAGCCTTTCATTTGTTTAAGTATCCAGGCCCTGATACCCAAAAAGTACTTTTAAAATTAGTTGAATCTGAATCTGAAGCGCATTGTGTTGTTATTGCCAGAAGAAAAGCTATTGAGGTTTTAGCTCGTCACAAGTGTGTAAGTGCAATCCCTGCTATTGGTCGATGCTTGAAGAGTCCTGATCCATACCTAGTCGAGAATGCTGCTTGGGCCTTGCAAGAACTTGATTGTAATGATTCTGGCTTGATTCAATTAATGGCAGATTTGCTTGATGATTCAAAGCAGAATAGAAGAGTCTTAATTCAGGCTCTCGGAAATTTAGGTGCAGTTTCACAATTACCACGCATAGAACTTTTCTTAAAAGGCTCTTGTGTATCGCCTGGAATTCTAGGAGCTTCTATAGCAGCAGTTAAAAGATTATCTGGAGCATCTAATCAAGTTGAAGAACTGATTAAACTCTTATCTTTGCCAAATCAGAATGATAGACAATGTGCTGTTAATGACATCATTGATTTTGGAGATATTCAGTTATTGCCATATATTTTAAAAACCCCAGTTGCTCCTTCATTTAGAGTTCGAGCTGTGAACCTTCTTTGGCCAAAGAATATTGAAAACACTAATGGAATTGATTTACTGAATACAATTGACTCCTTGATTTTGGATGACCCTAATTATTTCGACCTTCCCAATAATTGTGAAATATTTTACGATGAAGAGCTTCTTGTATTGGAACTCCTAAATACTGACTATAAAAGGTCATACCTTGCTTTAAAAGTACTTTTACAAAAAGATCCTAATAACCTGTGGCCAATTTTATCCAGACATATAAGTAGAATGAAAAGGGACTATGGTGCTCTTTACTTTTTAATGATTCTTTTCAGGTCCCTTAAAGGATGGAACCATCTTGCCCTCATAGAAATTAAAGAAATTACATTGTTTTGTCTGGGACAGAATTGGCCTGACTTTATGAAATTCAAGCCAGCTGCAATATTAACCTTGGCAAAATTATTCCCATCTATTGCTGTAAAACACACTGTAAGTTGGTTGGATGCGTCAATTACGCCTTTTTGGGTGTCACGTTATGCAGCCCTGATGGCAATTCAAAAATATCCTGTGACAGGAATAGACCAAAAGATCAAAGATCAAATATTAATAAGTAGGAACGATAGTAATCGATTTATCAAGCTAAAAGCCGAAGAGATTAGTAGTAAGTATTCTTCTGAAAATTTATCTTTAGGATGA
- a CDS encoding phycobilisome rod-core linker polypeptide: MSSIPVDALAFGGQSLTEQPITYDKTRISGSTQVSYILHSKGGCMPGQQELFMTNSRTSPGIGDKVSDNKVMRAFRRERYLEGQVPMRTKFPKTARDSFTYDEYVPNDDESLNLAIKSSYRQVFGNFHLMESERPIELERRLRNGDLVIREFIRLLSKSEFYKAHYLENVSQQRCIELNFKHLLGRPPLHQQEVIESIEVMSEEGFDSHVDKLIDSIEYQEAFGPFIVPYQRCWNSPSGARTSSFINTYYLTQSFATSDNALHKRKTLSSEKSGVSQLVHSLTNKSPYEIIFPKHAEYLSTKKKESDTVLINESFPS; the protein is encoded by the coding sequence ATGTCTTCTATTCCAGTTGATGCCCTTGCCTTCGGCGGCCAAAGCTTGACAGAGCAACCCATTACCTATGACAAAACTAGAATTTCAGGGAGTACACAAGTTAGTTATATCCTCCATTCCAAAGGAGGTTGCATGCCAGGACAGCAAGAACTGTTTATGACCAATTCAAGAACCAGTCCTGGCATTGGAGACAAGGTTAGCGACAATAAAGTCATGAGAGCATTTAGGCGTGAAAGATATTTAGAGGGTCAAGTTCCAATGCGAACTAAATTCCCAAAAACTGCAAGAGATTCCTTTACTTATGATGAATATGTACCTAATGATGATGAATCACTAAACCTGGCTATTAAGTCTTCTTACCGCCAGGTCTTTGGTAACTTCCACCTGATGGAAAGTGAGCGGCCAATAGAATTAGAAAGGAGGCTTAGGAATGGGGATCTAGTTATTCGAGAGTTCATCAGATTACTTTCAAAGTCAGAATTTTATAAAGCTCATTATTTGGAAAATGTGTCTCAACAAAGGTGCATTGAACTAAACTTTAAACATCTCTTAGGCAGACCACCATTACACCAACAAGAGGTAATTGAAAGTATAGAAGTGATGTCAGAAGAAGGCTTTGATAGCCATGTTGACAAGCTAATAGATTCAATTGAATATCAGGAAGCCTTTGGCCCATTTATTGTTCCATATCAACGTTGCTGGAATTCACCAAGTGGTGCCAGAACATCAAGCTTCATTAATACTTATTATCTAACACAAAGTTTCGCGACTAGCGACAATGCACTTCATAAGCGAAAAACACTTTCAAGCGAAAAAAGTGGAGTAAGTCAATTAGTTCACAGTTTAACAAATAAAAGCCCATATGAAATTATTTTTCCCAAGCATGCTGAATACCTATCAACAAAGAAGAAAGAATCAGACACAGTACTAATCAATGAATCATTCCCAAGTTAG
- a CDS encoding phycobiliprotein lyase produces the protein MTIEQFVARSEGEWRSMRSGHSLAFQQFEQILSTITVKILGGNDPRVIDLLSSSPENRAKYTTPFLIQWEAESDWSKEISKENSSGSSILIPIPKTKSSGLLIRSIGYTEAIPLISTYCFLSDGTFKLKSKYEKTTTEERIWHLSENVRCRSSVVYTTKTSGILQTSFASEIKHLKP, from the coding sequence ATGACAATTGAGCAGTTTGTTGCTCGAAGCGAAGGAGAATGGAGATCTATGAGGAGTGGGCACTCACTTGCTTTTCAGCAATTCGAGCAAATCCTCAGTACCATCACAGTCAAAATATTAGGAGGCAATGACCCAAGAGTTATAGATCTACTAAGCTCAAGTCCTGAAAATAGAGCAAAGTACACAACACCATTCTTGATTCAATGGGAAGCAGAAAGTGACTGGTCTAAAGAGATTAGTAAAGAGAATAGCTCAGGCTCTAGCATATTGATTCCAATCCCAAAAACAAAATCTAGTGGTTTGCTTATAAGAAGTATTGGTTATACAGAGGCTATTCCATTAATATCAACATACTGCTTCTTAAGTGATGGTACATTCAAGCTAAAGAGTAAATACGAGAAAACGACTACTGAAGAACGTATCTGGCACCTCTCAGAGAATGTCCGCTGTCGGTCATCGGTGGTCTACACAACAAAAACATCAGGGATATTGCAAACTTCCTTTGCCTCAGAAATCAAGCATCTCAAGCCTTAA
- a CDS encoding HEAT repeat domain-containing protein, which produces MSKKTHFQQSSEEIVLGEDEASKLADELKSELQRGSIPTADEKRIQLIIAGLGDRRGLLRRTFAESLGAIGKSTVPALRKALIQHSNVTVRRAAAKALKLVGDPSALPDLLLALINDKDPVVQGSSVAAMAIFGESAVEYLLAVLVNSNSTTTQCGLASWGLSFIGAEAPKALRKAAQSKNAVVKAAAISALGEQIQLLGDKSAKNLVVNALEDPAIEVRAAATTLMGKLDDPLWARPLLIKRLADPNPGVRKNAALSLMKLKASDAINELKKIYRTEKDAEVSPVLKLVINNLSKG; this is translated from the coding sequence TTGTCAAAAAAAACTCACTTCCAACAATCGTCAGAGGAAATAGTTCTTGGAGAAGATGAAGCTTCGAAGCTAGCTGATGAGCTCAAGTCAGAACTTCAAAGAGGCAGCATCCCAACAGCAGATGAAAAAAGAATACAACTAATAATTGCAGGCCTTGGCGATCGTAGAGGGCTGCTAAGACGAACATTTGCTGAAAGTCTTGGGGCTATAGGTAAATCAACTGTTCCAGCACTGCGTAAAGCTCTAATTCAACATTCCAACGTCACCGTGCGACGAGCAGCGGCAAAAGCTCTCAAATTAGTAGGAGACCCAAGTGCTCTCCCAGACCTTCTACTAGCACTAATAAATGATAAAGACCCTGTTGTACAAGGCTCATCTGTTGCCGCAATGGCAATATTTGGTGAAAGTGCTGTCGAATATTTACTGGCAGTGCTGGTTAACTCAAATAGCACCACAACTCAATGCGGTCTAGCTTCCTGGGGGCTCTCATTTATTGGAGCAGAAGCGCCGAAAGCCCTTCGAAAAGCTGCACAATCTAAAAATGCAGTTGTAAAAGCTGCGGCGATCTCAGCACTTGGAGAACAAATTCAATTATTAGGAGATAAATCGGCAAAAAATTTAGTCGTAAATGCTTTAGAAGATCCTGCAATTGAAGTGAGAGCAGCTGCTACAACTTTGATGGGAAAGCTTGATGATCCACTCTGGGCAAGACCTTTACTAATAAAAAGGCTTGCAGACCCAAATCCTGGTGTTAGAAAAAATGCGGCATTGTCCTTGATGAAGCTAAAGGCAAGTGATGCAATCAATGAACTAAAGAAGATTTATCGAACTGAAAAAGATGCTGAAGTCTCTCCAGTCCTAAAGTTAGTAATCAATAATTTAAGCAAAGGCTAG
- a CDS encoding CCA tRNA nucleotidyltransferase, with protein MEPTESSKSHLEWPSLLKNLPLDEILKAANTAGINSVAIVGGAVRDELLNQIKEQPLQTPKDLDLVVEGSATQLAEALKDELEPRRLSGLRIYPDYDTAEIKIDGYPFDFATARIEKYKSPGQNPQVTPGSIEKDLQRRDFTVNAMALELSNMRLIDPYGGQASLANRELRFLHSKSVEEDPTRIIRAARYSARLLFDLAPEAHKQIKSTLLHWPWKWKQGDSPNLAPPALATRLRLEMELLFHEELWAEALENLQSWGGLVLLESGLQADKGWGNRLKKASELGVDLLTAFLAGSRNPGVVAARLQLPQHQQQILIQSLEIQKFLCDLLERKEYLSWTPSIWSHEIESNNWHCDAIALSICNGGPIWRPFYKWLNCWRFIKSPISAKELIQKGWEAGPLLGKELKKLRSEELDKLIN; from the coding sequence ATGGAGCCCACTGAGAGCAGCAAGTCTCATCTTGAATGGCCAAGCTTGCTCAAAAACTTGCCTTTAGATGAAATTCTAAAAGCAGCCAATACAGCAGGAATCAATTCTGTTGCAATCGTTGGCGGCGCAGTTCGAGATGAATTACTTAACCAAATTAAGGAACAACCTTTACAAACCCCAAAAGATTTAGACCTAGTAGTAGAAGGATCTGCAACTCAATTAGCAGAAGCCTTAAAGGATGAATTAGAGCCTAGGAGATTATCTGGATTGCGGATTTATCCCGATTATGACACCGCGGAGATAAAAATAGATGGGTACCCATTCGACTTCGCAACTGCACGAATAGAAAAATATAAATCGCCAGGGCAAAACCCTCAAGTCACCCCTGGCAGCATTGAAAAAGATCTTCAGCGCCGAGATTTCACAGTTAATGCTATGGCACTAGAGTTATCAAATATGCGACTAATCGATCCCTATGGGGGGCAAGCTTCTCTCGCTAATCGAGAACTTCGGTTTCTTCACTCGAAAAGCGTTGAGGAAGACCCAACCAGAATAATTCGAGCCGCTCGCTATTCTGCAAGACTGCTATTCGATTTAGCACCTGAAGCTCATAAACAAATTAAATCAACTCTTTTACATTGGCCTTGGAAGTGGAAGCAAGGTGATTCTCCGAATCTTGCTCCTCCAGCTCTAGCGACGAGGCTTCGCCTAGAAATGGAACTCTTGTTTCATGAAGAGTTATGGGCAGAAGCATTAGAGAATCTACAAAGTTGGGGAGGCCTAGTATTACTTGAAAGCGGACTCCAAGCAGACAAGGGTTGGGGGAACAGATTAAAAAAGGCTTCAGAGCTCGGAGTAGATCTACTAACTGCATTTCTAGCCGGCTCAAGAAACCCTGGTGTTGTGGCAGCAAGGTTGCAATTACCTCAACATCAACAACAAATACTTATTCAAAGTCTAGAAATTCAAAAGTTCCTTTGTGATCTTCTTGAGAGAAAAGAGTATTTATCATGGACACCTTCTATATGGAGTCATGAAATTGAAAGTAATAATTGGCACTGTGATGCTATAGCTCTTTCAATATGCAATGGTGGTCCTATTTGGCGTCCGTTTTATAAATGGTTAAATTGTTGGCGATTCATTAAGTCGCCAATTTCTGCTAAAGAGCTGATTCAGAAAGGATGGGAAGCAGGACCCTTATTAGGAAAAGAACTAAAAAAACTAAGGAGCGAAGAGCTAGATAAGTTAATAAATTAG
- a CDS encoding bleomycin hydrolase produces the protein MKSAVTTVLSVADAAGRFPSMSDIEAVKGSLDRAAARMEAAEKLAAGIDKVTADAIDAVYGRGSYEQANKDKCARDIHHYLRLINYCLVTGGTGPLDEWGIAGMREVIRIQVLPTAAYIEAFTHIRDRVCVPRDMSQQAATEFKGLLDYLINALA, from the coding sequence ATGAAATCTGCAGTCACAACAGTGCTCTCCGTAGCTGATGCAGCTGGACGCTTCCCTAGCATGAGTGACATTGAGGCCGTAAAGGGCTCTTTGGATCGTGCAGCCGCTCGAATGGAAGCTGCTGAAAAGTTAGCTGCTGGGATTGATAAAGTCACAGCAGATGCCATAGATGCTGTTTATGGAAGGGGTTCTTACGAGCAGGCAAATAAAGATAAATGTGCTCGAGATATTCATCATTATCTGCGCTTGATTAATTACTGCTTAGTTACTGGCGGTACAGGCCCTTTAGATGAATGGGGGATAGCTGGTATGCGAGAGGTCATCAGAATACAAGTTTTGCCGACAGCTGCTTACATAGAGGCTTTTACACATATTCGAGATAGAGTTTGTGTTCCAAGAGACATGAGTCAACAAGCAGCTACTGAATTTAAAGGGTTACTAGATTACTTGATAAATGCATTAGCCTAA
- a CDS encoding chromophore lyase CpcT/CpeT, translated as MIRTKSPLLQFAENLSGKYSNVEQAQKNPRDFAHINIYFLPIEWSILQGAWFYSEQSYDYAPWSPYRQGIHQILSIDNIFIVENYSLNSPEKFAGSGFMPDLLKDIRENSFRKRDGCAMHFTQVSSDIYLGKVEPGQRCLIQKGDRMSYLVSNIELRKDKWLSLDEGFDLNTNKKIWGAEHGYLKFKKIQNFKNLFVDQWLEL; from the coding sequence ATGATAAGAACTAAAAGTCCACTGCTGCAATTCGCCGAAAACCTCTCAGGCAAGTATTCAAATGTTGAGCAAGCTCAAAAAAATCCCAGGGATTTTGCTCATATTAATATTTACTTTTTACCAATAGAGTGGTCAATTTTACAAGGAGCATGGTTCTACTCGGAACAAAGCTATGACTACGCACCTTGGTCACCTTATAGGCAAGGCATACATCAAATTCTAAGTATAGATAATATTTTTATAGTTGAAAACTATTCACTAAATTCGCCTGAAAAGTTTGCTGGTAGTGGCTTTATGCCAGATCTACTAAAAGACATACGAGAAAATTCTTTTCGTAAAAGAGATGGTTGTGCCATGCATTTCACTCAAGTCAGTTCAGATATTTATTTAGGAAAGGTTGAGCCTGGGCAAAGGTGTCTAATTCAGAAAGGAGACAGAATGTCCTATCTAGTTAGCAATATTGAATTAAGAAAAGATAAATGGCTAAGCTTAGATGAAGGGTTTGACCTTAATACAAATAAGAAGATCTGGGGTGCTGAACATGGCTATTTAAAATTCAAAAAAATCCAAAACTTCAAAAATCTCTTTGTTGATCAATGGCTAGAATTATGA
- a CDS encoding bleomycin hydrolase yields MLDAFSRAVVSADAKGAPIGTEDLAALRKYVADANKRIDATLAITQNVSCIAADAVSGMVCENTGMTQPGGNCYPTRRMAACLRDGEIILRYVSYALLAGDASVLDDRCLNGLKETYLALGVPLSNAIRSVEIMKVATVAIMTETNTGRKMFEGLNSGSGAQCKEIASEAASYFDRVINSLS; encoded by the coding sequence ATGCTAGACGCATTCTCCCGTGCTGTTGTTAGCGCTGATGCCAAAGGCGCCCCAATTGGGACAGAGGATTTGGCTGCTCTCCGCAAGTATGTTGCTGACGCGAATAAGCGTATTGATGCGACTCTTGCTATTACGCAAAATGTTTCTTGCATAGCAGCAGATGCAGTTTCAGGGATGGTTTGTGAAAACACTGGCATGACTCAGCCAGGAGGTAACTGCTATCCAACTAGGCGAATGGCAGCTTGTCTAAGAGATGGAGAAATCATTCTCAGGTATGTCAGCTATGCACTTCTTGCAGGTGATGCTTCTGTACTTGATGATCGCTGTCTCAATGGGTTAAAGGAGACTTACCTTGCTTTGGGTGTGCCACTCTCAAATGCAATACGTTCTGTAGAAATCATGAAGGTTGCCACAGTCGCAATCATGACTGAAACAAATACGGGACGTAAAATGTTTGAGGGACTTAACTCAGGTTCAGGTGCTCAATGTAAGGAAATTGCTTCTGAAGCGGCTTCCTACTTTGATCGAGTGATCAATTCTCTTAGTTAG
- a CDS encoding HEAT repeat domain-containing protein, giving the protein MSTYSSKRNKPSLDDLFEDLAHPNPNINKRAYVDMATYWPKASIERLIGNLNTKDVELRRKSVKALGGFGDIALLPVVRIFFSSEDISVRTSCLKVFVKIAAIETYKSIPEPLIKVIDLSIKDDNPQINLSVVSLLRQLGKQGLPKLIEIAKQENVLLAKASVTAIGEIDDPSSVDCLKALSANSSIDKLVQESAIYSLDSYIKYLYPKNN; this is encoded by the coding sequence GTGAGCACTTACTCTTCAAAGAGGAACAAGCCTTCTTTAGATGATTTATTTGAAGACTTGGCTCACCCTAACCCCAATATTAATAAGAGAGCTTATGTTGATATGGCTACTTATTGGCCAAAGGCTTCAATTGAAAGGCTAATTGGCAATTTAAATACAAAAGACGTAGAGCTTAGGAGGAAGTCAGTTAAGGCCTTGGGGGGCTTTGGTGATATTGCTTTGTTGCCTGTTGTTCGGATTTTCTTTTCTAGTGAGGATATTTCAGTTCGGACAAGTTGCTTAAAAGTTTTTGTCAAAATAGCTGCGATTGAAACATATAAATCAATCCCTGAACCTTTGATAAAGGTGATAGACCTTTCAATAAAAGATGATAACCCTCAAATTAATTTGTCAGTTGTTTCACTTCTAAGGCAGTTAGGCAAGCAAGGTTTGCCTAAACTTATTGAGATTGCTAAACAAGAAAATGTTTTACTCGCTAAAGCTTCGGTTACTGCAATTGGAGAGATAGACGATCCTTCTTCAGTAGATTGCTTGAAGGCTTTGTCGGCGAATTCATCAATAGATAAGCTTGTCCAAGAAAGCGCTATTTATTCATTAGACTCTTATATTAAATATCTATACCCTAAGAATAACTAA